A genomic region of Pseudomonas sp. KU43P contains the following coding sequences:
- a CDS encoding carbohydrate porin, translated as MLQMPKPCYIGLALGALATQASASEPFASESPWMLGDWGGTRTELLERGYDFTLGYTGEMGSNLHGGYDHDRTARYSDQFTFGSHLDLEKILGWQATEFQLTVTERHGDNISNDRINDPRVGGFTSAQEVWGRGETWRLTQMWIKQKYFDGALDVKFGRFGEGEDFNSFPCDFQNLAFCGSQVGNWAGSIWYNWPVSQWALRVRYNLNDALYAQVGVFEQNPSNLESGNGFKLSGSGTQGVVMPVELVWSPAVNGLKGEYRAGYYYSNAKAQDVLKDSNGQPAAISGAAYRSSSSKHGLWIGAQQQVTALATDQSRGLSLFANATVHDKKTNAIDNYVQAGLLFKGPFDARSKDDIGFALARVHVNPAYRKNARLANQAAGLVDYDNPGYLPVQDTEYSAELYYGIHLADWLTVRPNLQYIRHPGGVSQVDDAVIAGLKIQSTF; from the coding sequence ATGCTCCAAATGCCCAAACCCTGTTACATCGGCCTTGCCCTCGGTGCCCTGGCAACTCAAGCCAGCGCCAGTGAACCCTTCGCCAGCGAGTCACCCTGGATGCTGGGTGACTGGGGCGGCACCCGCACCGAGCTGCTGGAAAGAGGCTATGACTTCACCCTCGGCTACACCGGCGAAATGGGCAGCAACCTGCATGGCGGCTACGACCATGACCGCACCGCGCGCTACAGCGACCAGTTCACTTTCGGCAGCCACCTGGACCTGGAGAAGATCCTCGGCTGGCAGGCCACTGAATTTCAGCTGACAGTCACCGAACGCCACGGCGACAACATCAGCAACGACCGCATCAACGACCCGCGTGTCGGCGGCTTCACCTCCGCCCAGGAAGTCTGGGGCCGGGGCGAAACCTGGCGGCTGACCCAGATGTGGATCAAGCAGAAGTACTTCGACGGCGCCCTGGATGTGAAATTCGGCCGCTTCGGCGAAGGCGAGGACTTCAACAGCTTTCCCTGCGATTTCCAGAACCTGGCCTTCTGCGGCTCCCAGGTAGGTAACTGGGCTGGCAGCATCTGGTACAACTGGCCGGTCAGCCAGTGGGCCCTGCGCGTGCGCTACAACCTCAACGACGCCCTTTACGCTCAGGTCGGCGTGTTCGAGCAGAACCCATCCAACCTGGAGTCGGGCAACGGCTTCAAGCTCAGCGGCAGCGGCACCCAGGGCGTCGTGATGCCGGTCGAACTGGTCTGGAGCCCAGCGGTCAATGGCCTGAAAGGGGAATATCGCGCCGGCTACTACTACAGTAATGCCAAGGCACAGGATGTTCTCAAGGACAGCAACGGCCAGCCGGCCGCCATCAGTGGCGCCGCCTACCGCAGCAGTTCGAGCAAGCACGGCCTGTGGATCGGTGCCCAGCAGCAAGTCACTGCGCTGGCCACCGACCAGTCGCGCGGCCTGAGCCTGTTCGCCAACGCCACGGTGCACGACAAGAAGACCAATGCCATCGACAACTACGTTCAGGCAGGACTGCTATTCAAGGGCCCATTCGACGCCCGCAGCAAGGACGACATCGGTTTCGCCCTGGCCCGCGTGCACGTCAACCCCGCCTATCGCAAGAACGCCCGCCTGGCCAACCAGGCCGCCGGGCTCGTCGACTATGACAATCCGGGTTACCTGCCCGTGCAGGACACCGAATACAGCGCCGAACTCTATTACGGCATTCACCTGGCCGACTGGCTCACGGTACGCCCGAACCTGCAGTACATCCGCCATCCGGGCGGGGTGTCGCAGGTCGATGACGCCGTGATCGCCGGCCTGAAGATCCAGAGCACGTTCTAA
- a CDS encoding glucose/quinate/shikimate family membrane-bound PQQ-dependent dehydrogenase codes for MSTDGAKNGSRWLPRLMGVLLLLMGLALLAGGIKLSQVGGSLYYLIAGIGFALSGALLLAQRRIALGLYGLVLLGSTVWALLEVGLDWWQLVPRLALWFAIGVVLLLPWARRPLIGPAAKANTALLGVAVLASGACALGSQFTHPGEVFGELGRDNSEMGSAAPAMPDGDWQAYGRTEHGDRYSPLRQITPQNAYRLEEAWRIRTGDLPTDNDPVELTNENTPLKANGMLYACTPHSKVLALDPDTGAEIWRFDPQIKTPVGTFKGFAHMTCRGVSYYDENAYVSRDGSPAPKISDAGQAVAQACPRRLYLPTADARLIAINADNGKVCEGFANQGAVDLTTGIGPFTAGGYYSTSPVAITRSLVIIGGHVTDNESTNEPSGVIRAYDVHDGRLVWNWDSNNPDDTKPLAPGKQYSRNSANMWSLASVDEDLGMVYLPLGNQTPDQWGADRTPGAEKYSAGVVALDLATGKARWNYQFTHHDLWDMDVGSQPTLVHLKTKDDVKPAIIVPTKQGSLYVLDRRDGTPIVPIREIPVPQGAVKGDHTAPTQARSDLNLLGPELTEQAMWGATPFDQMLCRIQFRELRYEGQYTPPSEQGSLVYPGNVGVFNWGSVSVDPVRQLLFTSPNYMAFVSKMVPREQVAAGSKRESETSGVQPNTGAPYAVTMHPFMSPLGVPCQAPAWGYVAAIDLFTNKVVWKRKNGTTRDSTPVPIGLPVGVPSMGGSIVTAGGVGFLSGTLDQYLRAYDVNNGKELWKSRLPAGGQATPMTYTGKDGKQYVLIVAGGHGSLGTKMGDYIIAYKLAE; via the coding sequence ATGAGCACTGACGGTGCCAAGAATGGAAGCCGCTGGCTACCGCGCCTGATGGGCGTACTACTGTTGCTGATGGGCCTGGCCCTGCTGGCGGGCGGGATCAAGCTGAGCCAGGTCGGCGGGTCGCTTTATTACCTGATTGCCGGTATCGGCTTTGCCCTGTCGGGAGCCCTGCTGCTGGCCCAGCGCCGTATCGCACTGGGCCTGTATGGCCTGGTGCTGCTCGGCAGTACGGTGTGGGCGTTGCTCGAAGTGGGCCTGGACTGGTGGCAACTGGTGCCACGCCTGGCCCTGTGGTTCGCCATCGGCGTCGTCCTGCTGCTGCCGTGGGCTCGCCGCCCGCTGATCGGCCCGGCGGCGAAGGCCAACACCGCGCTGCTCGGCGTTGCCGTGCTGGCTTCGGGTGCCTGTGCCCTGGGCAGCCAGTTCACCCACCCCGGTGAGGTGTTCGGCGAGCTCGGCCGCGACAACAGCGAAATGGGCAGTGCCGCCCCAGCCATGCCCGACGGCGACTGGCAGGCCTATGGCCGCACCGAACACGGCGACCGCTATTCGCCGCTGCGCCAGATCACCCCGCAGAATGCCTATCGCCTCGAAGAGGCCTGGCGTATCCGCACCGGCGACCTGCCGACCGACAACGACCCCGTGGAGCTGACCAACGAGAACACCCCACTCAAGGCCAACGGCATGCTCTATGCCTGCACGCCCCACAGCAAGGTGCTGGCCCTCGACCCGGACACCGGTGCCGAAATCTGGCGCTTCGACCCGCAGATCAAGACCCCGGTCGGCACCTTCAAGGGCTTTGCCCACATGACCTGCCGCGGCGTCTCGTACTATGACGAGAACGCCTACGTCAGCCGTGACGGCAGCCCGGCGCCGAAAATCTCCGACGCAGGCCAGGCCGTGGCCCAGGCCTGCCCGCGCCGCCTGTACCTGCCCACCGCCGACGCCCGCCTGATCGCCATCAACGCCGACAACGGCAAGGTCTGCGAAGGTTTCGCCAACCAGGGCGCGGTTGACCTCACCACCGGGATTGGCCCATTCACCGCTGGTGGTTACTACTCCACCTCACCGGTGGCGATCACCCGCAGCCTGGTGATCATCGGTGGCCACGTCACCGATAACGAGTCGACCAATGAGCCGTCCGGCGTCATCCGCGCCTACGACGTGCATGATGGCCGCCTGGTGTGGAACTGGGACAGCAACAATCCGGACGACACCAAGCCCCTGGCCCCCGGCAAGCAGTACAGCCGCAATTCGGCCAACATGTGGTCGCTGGCCAGTGTCGATGAAGACCTGGGCATGGTCTACCTGCCCCTGGGCAACCAGACCCCTGACCAGTGGGGCGCCGACCGCACCCCAGGCGCCGAGAAATACAGCGCCGGCGTGGTCGCCCTGGACCTGGCCACTGGCAAGGCACGCTGGAACTACCAATTCACCCACCATGACCTGTGGGACATGGACGTCGGCAGCCAGCCGACCCTGGTGCACCTGAAGACCAAGGACGACGTGAAACCGGCGATCATCGTGCCGACCAAGCAGGGTAGCCTGTACGTGCTCGACCGCCGTGACGGCACGCCGATCGTGCCGATCCGCGAGATCCCGGTACCGCAAGGCGCCGTCAAAGGCGACCACACCGCACCGACTCAAGCCCGCTCCGACCTCAACCTGCTCGGCCCTGAACTGACCGAACAGGCCATGTGGGGCGCCACGCCGTTCGACCAGATGCTATGCCGCATCCAGTTCCGCGAACTGCGCTACGAAGGCCAGTACACGCCTCCGTCCGAACAAGGCAGCCTGGTGTACCCGGGCAACGTCGGCGTGTTCAACTGGGGTAGCGTCTCGGTCGACCCGGTGCGCCAGCTGCTGTTCACTTCGCCCAACTACATGGCCTTCGTGTCGAAGATGGTGCCGCGCGAGCAAGTTGCCGCCGGCAGCAAGCGCGAAAGCGAGACCAGCGGCGTGCAGCCGAACACCGGCGCACCTTACGCCGTGACCATGCACCCGTTCATGTCGCCACTAGGTGTACCGTGCCAGGCTCCGGCCTGGGGTTATGTCGCGGCCATCGACCTGTTCACCAACAAGGTGGTGTGGAAGCGCAAGAACGGCACGACCCGTGACAGCACCCCAGTCCCGATCGGCCTGCCGGTAGGCGTGCCGAGCATGGGCGGCTCGATTGTCACCGCAGGGGGCGTCGGTTTCCTCAGCGGCACACTCGACCAGTACCTTCGCGCCTATGACGTGAACAACGGCAAGGAGCTGTGGAAATCGCGCCTGCCGGCAGGTGGCCAAGCCACGCCAATGACCTACACCGGCAAGGACGGCAAGCAGTACGTGCTGATCGTGGCCGGCGGCCACGGCTCGCTGGGCACCAAAATGGGCGATTACATCATCGCTTACAAATTGGCTGAGTGA
- the cmoB gene encoding tRNA 5-methoxyuridine(34)/uridine 5-oxyacetic acid(34) synthase CmoB, translating into MIDLSPLVRRLAGTPLASWSQGLQAQLDAKLEKGHGDLDRWRGALDALPVLTPSQVDLLDGLRLDCDCDDATRARMRDALMGLSPWRKGPFDLFGVHVDTEWRSDWKWSRVSPHLDLKGKRVLDVGCGNGYYQWRMLGAGADMVIGVDPNWLFFCQFQAVQQYLPELPAWHLPFALEDLPANLEGFDTVFSMGVFYHRRSPIEHLLALKDCLVKGGELVLETLVIEGDEQQVLVPEDRYAQMRNVWYLPSVPALARWLRRAGFSDVRCVDVSVTSVEEQRSTDWMRYQSLGDFLDPNDHSKTIEGLPAPRRATLLARK; encoded by the coding sequence ATGATCGATCTTTCTCCCCTCGTCCGCCGCCTGGCGGGCACGCCACTGGCTTCCTGGTCACAAGGCCTGCAAGCGCAACTGGACGCCAAGCTGGAAAAAGGCCACGGCGACCTCGACCGCTGGCGGGGTGCGCTGGACGCATTGCCGGTCCTGACACCCAGCCAGGTAGATCTGCTCGACGGCCTGCGCCTGGATTGCGACTGCGACGACGCCACTCGCGCCCGCATGCGTGATGCCCTGATGGGGCTGTCGCCGTGGCGCAAGGGCCCGTTCGACCTGTTCGGGGTGCATGTGGACACCGAATGGCGCTCGGACTGGAAATGGTCACGGGTGAGCCCGCACCTCGACCTCAAGGGCAAGCGTGTGCTCGACGTGGGCTGTGGCAATGGCTATTACCAGTGGCGCATGCTCGGTGCCGGTGCCGACATGGTCATCGGCGTCGACCCCAATTGGTTGTTCTTCTGCCAGTTCCAGGCCGTTCAGCAGTACCTGCCCGAGCTGCCTGCCTGGCATCTGCCGTTCGCCCTGGAAGACCTGCCAGCCAACCTCGAAGGTTTCGACACGGTGTTCTCCATGGGCGTGTTCTACCACCGTCGCTCGCCCATCGAACACTTGCTGGCGCTGAAGGACTGCCTGGTGAAAGGCGGCGAGCTGGTGCTGGAGACGCTGGTGATCGAAGGTGACGAGCAGCAGGTGCTGGTGCCTGAAGACCGCTACGCGCAGATGCGCAACGTTTGGTATCTACCTTCGGTACCGGCGCTGGCGCGCTGGCTGCGCCGTGCGGGCTTCAGCGATGTGCGCTGCGTGGATGTCAGCGTCACCAGCGTCGAGGAACAGCGCAGTACCGACTGGATGCGCTACCAGTCTCTCGGCGACTTCCTCGACCCGAACGACCACAGCAAGACCATCGAAGGCCTGCCGGCCCCGCGCCGGGCAACTTTGCTGGCACGCAAGTAA
- the lon gene encoding endopeptidase La has translation MSDQQDFPEQPDEHREAEHLEPQTEPGHALALPGQQLPDKVYVIPIHNRPFFPAQVLPVIVNEEPWAETLDLVAKTPHHSLALFFMDTPPEDHRHFDTAALPEYGTLVKVHHASRENGKLQFVAQGLTRVRIRTWLKHHRPPYLVEVEYPRQPTEPTDEVKAYGMALINAIKELLPLNPLYSEELKNYLNRFSPNDPSPLTDFAAALTSATGNQLQEVLDCVPMLKRMEKVLPMLRKEVEVARLQNEISAEVNRQIGEHQREFFLKEQLKVIQQELGLTKDDRSADLEQFEQRLLGKTLPEQAKKRIDEEMGKLAILETGSPEYAVTRNYLEWATALPWGVYGKDKLDLKHARKVLDQHHAGLDDIKERILEFLAVGAWKGEISGSIVLLVGPPGVGKTSIGKSIAESLGRPFYRFSVGGMRDEAEIKGHRRTYIGAQPGKLVQALKDVEVMNPVIMLDEIDKMGQSYQGDPASALLETLDPEQNVDFLDHYLDLRLDLSKVLFVCTANTLDSIPGPLLDRMEVIRLSGYITEEKLAIAKRHLWPKQLDKAGVAKTSLSISDSALRTVIEGYAREAGVRQLEKQLGKLVRKSVVKLLEDPDAKLKIGTRDLEAALGMPVFRSEQVLAGKGVITGLAWTSMGGATLPIEATRIHTLNRGFKLTGKLGDVMKESAEIAYSYVSSNLKQFGGDPAFFNEAFIHLHVPEGATPKDGPSAGITMASALLSLARDQAPKKGVAMTGELTLTGQVLPIGGVREKVIAARRQKIFELILPDPNRGDYEELPDYLREGIKVHFAKRFADVAKVLFN, from the coding sequence ATGAGCGACCAGCAGGATTTCCCGGAACAACCCGACGAACACCGCGAAGCCGAACACCTCGAGCCCCAGACCGAACCCGGCCACGCCCTCGCCCTGCCCGGCCAGCAGTTGCCGGACAAGGTCTACGTGATCCCGATCCACAACCGCCCGTTCTTCCCGGCCCAGGTGCTGCCGGTGATCGTCAACGAAGAACCCTGGGCAGAAACCCTCGACCTGGTAGCCAAGACCCCGCACCACTCGCTTGCACTGTTCTTCATGGACACCCCGCCAGAAGACCACCGCCACTTCGACACGGCGGCCCTGCCGGAGTACGGCACCCTGGTCAAGGTGCACCACGCCAGCCGCGAGAACGGCAAGCTGCAGTTCGTCGCCCAGGGCCTGACCCGCGTGCGCATCCGCACCTGGCTCAAGCACCATCGCCCGCCGTACCTGGTCGAGGTCGAGTACCCTCGCCAGCCGACCGAGCCGACCGACGAGGTCAAGGCCTACGGCATGGCGCTGATCAACGCGATCAAGGAATTGCTGCCGCTCAACCCGCTATACAGCGAAGAGCTGAAGAACTACCTCAACCGCTTCAGCCCCAACGATCCTTCACCGCTCACCGACTTCGCCGCGGCGCTGACCTCGGCCACCGGCAACCAGCTGCAAGAAGTGCTCGACTGCGTGCCCATGCTCAAGCGCATGGAAAAAGTCCTGCCGATGCTGCGCAAGGAAGTCGAGGTTGCACGCCTGCAGAACGAGATTTCCGCAGAGGTCAACCGGCAGATCGGCGAGCACCAGCGTGAGTTCTTCCTCAAGGAACAGCTCAAGGTCATCCAGCAGGAGCTGGGTCTGACCAAGGACGACCGCAGTGCCGACCTGGAACAGTTCGAGCAGCGCCTGCTGGGCAAGACCCTGCCGGAGCAGGCCAAGAAGCGCATCGACGAAGAGATGGGCAAGCTGGCTATCCTGGAAACCGGCTCGCCCGAATACGCCGTTACCCGCAACTACCTGGAATGGGCCACTGCCCTGCCCTGGGGCGTGTACGGCAAGGACAAGCTCGACCTCAAGCATGCCCGCAAGGTGCTCGATCAGCACCACGCCGGCCTCGATGACATCAAGGAACGCATCCTCGAATTCCTCGCCGTAGGCGCCTGGAAGGGTGAGATCAGCGGCTCCATCGTCTTGCTGGTAGGCCCGCCTGGCGTGGGCAAGACCAGCATCGGCAAGTCCATCGCCGAATCCCTCGGACGGCCGTTCTACCGCTTCAGTGTCGGCGGCATGCGCGACGAGGCGGAGATCAAGGGCCACCGGCGCACTTACATCGGTGCCCAGCCGGGCAAGCTGGTGCAGGCATTGAAGGACGTCGAGGTGATGAACCCGGTGATCATGCTCGACGAAATCGACAAGATGGGCCAGAGCTACCAGGGCGACCCGGCCTCGGCACTGCTGGAGACCCTTGACCCCGAGCAGAACGTCGACTTCCTCGATCACTACCTGGACCTGCGCCTGGACCTGTCCAAGGTGCTGTTCGTGTGCACTGCCAATACCCTGGATTCGATCCCCGGCCCGCTGCTCGACCGTATGGAAGTGATTCGCCTGTCGGGCTATATCACCGAAGAAAAGCTGGCTATCGCCAAGCGCCACCTGTGGCCCAAGCAACTGGACAAGGCCGGCGTCGCCAAGACTAGCCTGAGCATCAGCGACAGCGCCCTGCGCACGGTGATCGAAGGCTATGCCCGCGAAGCCGGCGTACGACAGCTTGAAAAACAATTGGGCAAGCTGGTGCGCAAGTCCGTGGTCAAACTGCTGGAAGACCCGGATGCCAAGCTCAAGATAGGCACCAGGGACCTTGAGGCGGCACTGGGCATGCCGGTGTTCCGCAGCGAACAGGTGCTGGCCGGCAAGGGTGTCATCACCGGGCTGGCCTGGACCAGCATGGGCGGCGCCACCCTGCCGATCGAGGCGACTCGGATCCACACCCTCAACCGCGGGTTCAAGCTCACCGGCAAGCTCGGCGACGTGATGAAGGAGTCCGCCGAAATCGCCTACAGCTACGTCAGTTCCAACCTCAAGCAGTTTGGCGGTGACCCGGCATTCTTCAATGAAGCCTTCATTCACTTGCACGTACCCGAGGGGGCCACACCCAAGGACGGCCCGAGTGCCGGTATTACAATGGCCAGCGCCCTCTTGTCGCTGGCCCGCGACCAGGCACCGAAGAAAGGCGTGGCGATGACCGGCGAGCTGACCCTCACCGGCCAGGTGCTGCCCATTGGTGGGGTGCGCGAGAAAGTGATTGCGGCCCGTCGACAGAAGATCTTCGAGCTGATCCTGCCAGATCCGAACCGGGGGGATTATGAAGAGTTGCCCGATTACCTTCGCGAAGGGATAAAAGTTCATTTCGCCAAGCGTTTCGCAGATGTCGCCAAAGTCCTTTTCAATTAA
- the cmoA gene encoding carboxy-S-adenosyl-L-methionine synthase CmoA produces the protein MSKQPDRLFAQPLEQVPDFVFNEDVVRVFPDMIKRSVPGYPTIVENLGVLAARFAQPNTALYDLGASLGAVTQSLRRHVRSDGCRVIAVDNSAAMVERCRQYLTAQDSMFQELLPVQVLEADILELPFEPTSVVAMNFTLQFIAPEQRLALLGRIRQALLPGGALILSEKLRFADDEEQALLNELHLDFKRANGYSELEIAQKRSAIENVMKPDTLQAHTERLRAAGFSKVVPWFQCLNFASLIALP, from the coding sequence GTGAGCAAACAACCCGACCGCCTTTTCGCCCAGCCTCTGGAGCAAGTCCCCGACTTCGTGTTCAACGAAGACGTGGTGCGCGTGTTCCCGGACATGATCAAGCGCTCGGTGCCCGGTTACCCGACCATCGTCGAGAACCTCGGAGTGCTCGCGGCACGCTTTGCCCAGCCGAACACCGCCCTGTACGACCTCGGCGCATCGCTGGGTGCCGTGACTCAGTCGTTACGCCGCCATGTACGCAGCGATGGCTGCCGCGTCATTGCCGTGGACAACTCCGCGGCCATGGTCGAACGCTGCCGCCAGTACCTGACCGCCCAGGACTCGATGTTCCAGGAGCTGCTCCCGGTGCAGGTGCTGGAAGCCGACATTCTGGAGCTGCCATTCGAGCCGACGTCGGTGGTGGCGATGAACTTCACCCTGCAATTCATCGCCCCCGAGCAGCGCCTGGCGCTGCTTGGCCGCATCCGCCAGGCCCTGCTGCCCGGCGGCGCGCTGATCCTCTCGGAGAAACTGCGTTTCGCCGATGACGAGGAACAGGCCCTGCTCAACGAACTGCACCTGGACTTCAAACGCGCCAATGGCTACAGCGAGCTGGAAATCGCCCAGAAACGCAGCGCCATCGAGAACGTGATGAAGCCCGACACTCTGCAGGCCCATACCGAGCGGTTACGCGCGGCGGGCTTCAGCAAGGTGGTGCCGTGGTTCCAATGCCTTAACTTTGCCTCGTTGATAGCCCTGCCATGA
- a CDS encoding alpha-xenorhabdolysin family binary toxin subunit A, whose protein sequence is MSAEDVSYEDLSEQASRLPGDLVDAMAERDGPNEGGLTLTREHIITINQYVNHVFALPSDLENIERWLGYKKIADPELMPKKWEALFQLLRTHAGQWSTLSDNSKKLSSELASTAVSIDASGQVITEECKRIRALGNAVETWDKVALGTPVALSNDDKRTVTQLVEYMEVLREDVVRYASRVESVKSQTSEWRNEIKFKLIPEVAKKNNAVERELESGEAQQLRKDLADLDEEIAALRKEYDNYIKGVMGSAAAGPLGLLIGGAIYGAKAEKARKERKKREGERKAVARQLEARVKMEGSLRQLDQFVDDLDFRLASVLIAAAHLQTAWDTVDSYIVASIDKLGKLTDNKSLARFMIYFRQFLGQWSSIEKTSRQLTRIFDEATAAK, encoded by the coding sequence ATGAGTGCAGAAGACGTCAGTTACGAAGACCTTTCGGAGCAAGCATCCAGGCTACCCGGTGACCTGGTCGATGCCATGGCCGAGCGCGATGGACCGAATGAGGGCGGTTTGACACTTACTCGAGAGCACATCATTACCATCAATCAATATGTCAATCATGTGTTCGCCTTGCCCAGCGATCTTGAGAATATTGAGCGTTGGTTAGGCTACAAGAAAATTGCAGACCCAGAACTGATGCCCAAAAAATGGGAGGCGCTTTTCCAGTTGTTGCGTACCCATGCCGGCCAGTGGTCAACGCTTTCTGATAACAGCAAGAAGCTTTCCAGCGAATTGGCGAGTACGGCGGTCTCGATTGATGCCAGTGGTCAGGTGATCACGGAAGAGTGCAAGCGCATCAGAGCGCTGGGGAATGCGGTTGAAACGTGGGATAAAGTTGCGCTGGGAACACCGGTGGCACTGAGTAATGATGACAAGCGCACAGTCACCCAGTTGGTCGAATACATGGAGGTTTTGAGGGAGGATGTTGTCAGGTACGCAAGCCGAGTGGAAAGCGTGAAGTCGCAGACAAGCGAGTGGCGCAATGAAATAAAATTCAAGCTTATTCCCGAAGTGGCCAAAAAAAATAATGCGGTAGAGCGGGAGCTGGAAAGTGGTGAAGCTCAGCAACTGCGAAAGGACCTGGCAGACCTGGATGAAGAGATAGCAGCGCTCAGGAAAGAGTATGACAATTACATCAAAGGTGTGATGGGGAGCGCAGCGGCGGGGCCGCTCGGGCTCCTTATCGGGGGTGCCATCTATGGAGCCAAGGCGGAGAAAGCCAGGAAGGAGAGAAAAAAAAGAGAGGGTGAGCGCAAAGCAGTGGCCAGGCAACTGGAAGCGCGCGTAAAAATGGAGGGTAGCCTCAGGCAGTTGGACCAGTTTGTAGATGACTTGGATTTTCGTTTGGCCAGTGTGCTGATTGCCGCCGCTCATCTGCAGACGGCGTGGGATACAGTAGATAGTTATATTGTCGCCTCCATCGATAAACTCGGTAAGTTGACAGATAATAAGTCGCTTGCTCGTTTCATGATTTATTTCCGGCAGTTTCTGGGGCAGTGGAGCAGTATCGAAAAAACGTCGAGGCAATTGACTCGCATTTTTGATGAGGCGACGGCAGCTAAATAA
- a CDS encoding protease inhibitor I42 family protein, translating into MTAHRLLVPLSLCLLTACAQHSRQAVQLDAESECPQRLAVGQPITLTLPSNPSTGYRWLVQNPASNVLRSLGPEVYSTPEEAGIVGSSGVSTWRFEARAAGEGHLVLVYQQPWAPEVRPVQTFDCAVRVN; encoded by the coding sequence ATGACTGCCCATCGCCTGCTCGTTCCCCTGTCCCTTTGCCTGCTGACAGCCTGCGCCCAGCACTCCAGGCAGGCCGTGCAACTGGACGCGGAAAGCGAATGCCCACAGCGCCTGGCAGTGGGCCAGCCGATCACGCTGACCCTGCCCAGCAACCCTTCCACCGGTTACCGCTGGCTGGTACAGAACCCGGCCTCCAATGTGCTGCGCAGCCTTGGCCCCGAGGTCTACAGCACGCCCGAAGAAGCTGGCATCGTCGGCAGTTCGGGCGTCTCCACCTGGCGCTTCGAAGCCCGTGCCGCCGGCGAAGGCCACCTGGTGCTGGTCTATCAGCAACCCTGGGCCCCGGAAGTACGCCCTGTACAGACCTTTGATTGTGCTGTGCGAGTCAACTGA
- a CDS encoding alpha-xenorhabdolysin family binary toxin subunit B, with protein sequence MTSNVSYLPNGKLPDVQAMNTAASEFLNAFQQQKFAFQPTLHDVIKRYAIFLDDNQSAVRVALKALLTQLSDDSLQLVIEGLQSGDDPDLLDVAHEMRDDVLNALAGVINCLKTGNDGFASLPTLDGRAEGSRLEKSEKGLHGDIAQLSKLLEDEKKKRAALSAAIEALEAKDVQLDLSGLVPTSEQLSALVVPGGEAKFALDAATKAMKDLEKMMGSILEGMRYSELQDCRREAIKREKDLERQVRDKSMELQEVEGQQKMLKVIPELLGYAASWTSCVQAIVRSQGKQSAELKGASVRSLEDIKKLDVVFAEVRTYNKGLLDLMSKV encoded by the coding sequence ATGACCAGCAATGTATCTTATCTGCCGAATGGCAAATTGCCAGACGTACAAGCCATGAATACCGCCGCGAGTGAATTTCTTAATGCTTTTCAGCAGCAGAAATTCGCATTCCAACCCACGCTTCATGATGTGATCAAACGGTATGCCATATTTTTGGATGACAACCAGAGTGCAGTCAGAGTGGCATTGAAAGCGCTGCTTACGCAACTGTCTGATGATTCGCTTCAACTCGTCATCGAAGGCTTGCAGAGTGGTGACGATCCGGATTTGTTGGATGTTGCACATGAGATGCGCGACGATGTGCTGAATGCGCTGGCAGGCGTGATCAACTGCCTGAAAACAGGTAATGACGGTTTTGCCTCTCTGCCAACGCTTGATGGGCGCGCGGAGGGTTCGCGTTTGGAAAAATCCGAGAAAGGCCTTCACGGCGATATTGCCCAATTGAGCAAGTTGTTGGAAGACGAGAAAAAGAAGCGTGCGGCCTTATCGGCTGCAATTGAGGCATTGGAAGCAAAGGATGTCCAACTGGACCTCAGTGGTCTAGTCCCTACATCGGAGCAGCTGAGCGCACTTGTAGTCCCCGGTGGAGAGGCAAAATTCGCGCTGGATGCCGCCACTAAAGCGATGAAGGATCTCGAAAAAATGATGGGGTCCATCCTTGAAGGTATGCGGTACTCGGAGCTGCAGGATTGCCGCCGTGAAGCGATAAAACGAGAGAAGGATCTCGAACGTCAAGTGCGTGACAAGTCCATGGAGCTACAAGAAGTTGAGGGTCAGCAGAAAATGCTGAAGGTAATACCTGAACTTTTGGGCTATGCCGCAAGTTGGACTTCCTGCGTACAGGCTATCGTTAGATCGCAGGGAAAGCAGTCTGCAGAACTGAAAGGGGCGTCGGTCAGGAGCCTTGAGGACATTAAGAAATTGGACGTCGTGTTTGCTGAGGTCCGAACTTATAACAAAGGTCTGCTGGATCTGATGAGCAAGGTTTGA